In Flavobacterium sp. CBA20B-1, one DNA window encodes the following:
- the rpsU gene encoding 30S ribosomal protein S21, whose amino-acid sequence MLIIPIKDGENIDRALKRYKRKFDKTGTLRQLRSRKNFTKPSVSKRAQNQKAQYIQRLKDSVEI is encoded by the coding sequence ATGTTGATCATTCCAATTAAAGATGGAGAAAATATTGATAGAGCGTTAAAACGTTACAAAAGAAAATTTGACAAAACAGGAACGTTACGTCAGTTAAGATCTCGTAAAAACTTTACGAAACCTTCTGTATCAAAACGTGCGCAAAATCAAAAAGCTCAATACATTCAACGTTTAAAAGATTCAGTTGAAATTTAA